In the genome of Dermatobacter hominis, the window GTCCGACCTCGGGCACGGGTGCTGCTCGTTCGGCGCCCACTTCGCCGACAAGCCCGACCGGGTGCGCGTGCGCGAGCTGATCGGCCGGCTGAGCAAGGACCAGTGGCAGCTGCGCAAGGAGGCCCCGCGCCGCCGGCGGCGCCATCACCCGCAACGAGGACGGCGACTGGGTCACCCGCGTCCACGACGGCGCGTGCATCCTGCTCAACCGCACCGACTTCCACCGCGGCGCGGGCTGCGCCCTCCACGTCGCCGCGCTCGACGCCGGCGAGCGGCCGATGGACTGGAAGCCCGAGGTCTGCTGGCAGGTGCCGATCCGCCTCGAGTACCACACCGACGAGGTCGGCCACACCACCCACACGGTCCGGGAGTGGCGACGCCGCGACTGGGGCGAGGGCGGCCTCGAGTTCCACTGGTGGTGCACCGAGGCACCTGAGGCGTTCACCGCCCACGAACCGCTCGTGACGACGTGCCGCGACGACATCGTCGGGCTCGTCGGGCAGGCCGTCTACGACCGGCTCCGGGAGCACCTCGGCGTCGACGACGGGCCCGCGGCCGGGGTCACATGGCTGCCGCACCCGGCGGTCCGCCGCCGCCAGGCCCTCGGCGCTCCCTGAACCGACTCCCACCCGTTCCTCAAGGCGGGTCCGGACCGCGCCGAACTGTCAGGTGTGACCGCGTTCTCCGCCCCCGAACTGACCCGGGTCGCCGAGCAGGAGGGGATGATCTTCCCTCCCTACGTCGTCGACCAGCTGGTCGCCGCCCTCGACGCCGGCAAGCACGTCATCCTGACCGGACCACCCGGCACCGGGAAGACCACGCTCGCCTACCTGGCGGCCGAGCTGGGCCGCCACTCGATGCTCTGCACCGGCTACCAGCCGACGACCGCCACCTCGGAGTGGACCACCTTCGAGACCATCGGCGGCCTCCAGCCCACGCCCGAGGGGCTCATCTTCCGTCCCGGCCTGTTCGTCGAGGCGATCGAGACCGGCAAGTGGCTCGTGATCGACGAGCTCAACCGCTCGAACTTCGACCGGGCCTTCGGCCAGCTGTTCACCGTCCTGTCGGGCTCGGCGGTCGTCCTCCCCTTCCGCCGCAGCGGGCAGATCAAGCCGATCTCGCTCGTCCCGCACGGCGTCGAGCCCCCCGGTGAGACCGACCCCATCCGGCTCCCGGCCAGCTGGCGGATCATCGCCACGATGAACGCGCTCGACAAGCACCTGCTGTTCGACATGTCGTACGCGCTCATGCGCCGCTTCGCCTTCATCGAGGTGACGACGCCGCCCGACTGGGCCTACGAGCGGCTCCTCGAGGGCGAGGGCGAGCTCGTGAAGAAGCTGCTGCCACTTCGCCAGCTCAACAACCTCGGCCCGGCCATCTACGTCGACGCCATGCGCTACGTCAGCCGCCGCAGCCGCGACGACATCTCCGAGTCGCGGATGCTGTTCGAGGTGTTCTACGCCTTCTTCCTGCCGCAGTTCGAGGGCATCGACGAGCACACCGCCGTCAGCCTCTACCGGACGGTGGCGAAGCAGCTGGACCCGCCCGAGCAGCAGGAGGCCCGCCGGGTCGTCGCCGAGCTCCTGGGCGAGGAACTGGTCGGCTGACCGTGGACGACGCGGTCGTCGCCGGCCCGGCCGGCGATCCAGCACCCGTCGCGGACGACGGGGACCACGGACCGGACCCCCACCGCCGAGCTCTGGCGGCGCCGATCGCCGCGCTCCCCGGCGATCGCCTGCGCGACGGCCCTCACCGGGATCGACGGCGCCACCCTCGGCGACGCGACCGCCATCGCGCTGGCGGCGTCGGACGAGGCGGCCCACTTGCTCGAGGGCATGGAGCTGCGAATCCGGACGCTCCCGACGACGGTCAGCAACTCGGCCGAGCGCTGCATCAACTCGGTGCGGGGCCCGATCATGTGGGCCGAGACCATCACGGCCCGGGCCAACGCCCTCGGCAACGACGACGTGTTCGTCTGCATGACCACCGAGCGGAGCTTCGACACCGTCGAGAACCAGCTGCTCGTCGACGCGCTGGAGTCGATCGCCGCCGCGTCCAAGGCCCTGCGCGGCCCCACCGGCGAACGGGTCGACGAGGCCGACGCGGCCCGCATCCTGGCGGTCGCACAGGACGCCGCCGGCTGGCGCGCCGACAGCCGCCTGGTCGGGATCCGGCCCCGCCGCCTCACCGGCCGCTCGGCGGCCCGGGTCCGCGGCGGTCACCGCAAGGCGAAGATGGAGCCCGTGCTCGCCGTCCGGCGCCGGGCCCGTGAGCCCTTCCTGCCCGAGGACCTCGTCGGCCTGGCCGACGAGTGGACGCGAGCGCTGCACCGCAGCGTGCTGCGCGTCGTCGAGGCGATGGAGCGGCCGCGGGTGCTGACGCTCAGCGACGGCGGCCTGTGGTGCCGCACGCTGTCGTTCCGGCACCCCGCGGTGCCGGGCGCGGGTCCGGCCGGGCTCGCGGTCCGCGGGCGTCCGGTGCTCCCGCCGCACGGCGACGTCGACGACGCCCCGTGGGCGTCGCTCCTGCCCCACGGCGGCCTCCGGCTCCCGGCGGAGGCCGGACCGGAGGAGATCAGGGCCCTGCTGGCTCAGTCCCGCTCGTCGTAGCGGTCGGGATCGTCCTCGTCGACGTCGTCGTAGGGCACCTCGACGTCGTCCGGGGCGGCAGGCGGGCGATCGGACTCCAGGTCGGTGAAGATGGCCTCGATGTCCAGATCCGGGCCGCGCTTCAAGGCCCGGGCTTCTTCGTAGCGGCGATGCCGACCCTTCTTCACAGAGCACTCCCCGTCATCAACGACCGGACGTTCAAGTGTAGCGCGAGCGCCGGGAGACCCGGTTGTACCCCCAGGCGCCCCGACGGGCCTCCTCCCCCGTCCCCGACGGCCTCTTCCCCCCTCCCCGCCGGGCATTCCACGGGCCCTCGACGGGCTCCGGGACGGGCCCGGGCCGGCCGACGACACGTGGATAGTGTGACCGCGTGACGACGCAGGACCGACCCGACCAGCCCGATCCCCGATGGTGGCGCAGCGGGGTGGTGTACCAGGTGTACCCCCGCAGCTTCGCCGACGCGAGCGGTGACGGCGTCGGCGACCTGGCGGGCGCGACGGCCCACCTCGGCCACCTCCGGGACCTCGGCGTCGACGCCGTCTGGTTCTCCCCGTTCTTCCGCTCCCCGATGGCCGACTTCGGCTACGACATCTCGGACCACTGCGACGTCGACCCCCTCTTCGGCGAGCTCGGCGACGCCGACCGCCTCGTCGAGGTGGCGCACGGGATGGGCCTCAAGGTCGTCCTCGACTTCGTGCCCGGCCACACCTCGGACCACCACCCGTGGTTCGCCGAGTCCCGCTCGTCGCGCCAGGACCCGAAGCGCGACTGGTACGTGTGGCGCGACCCCGCCCCCGACGGCGGGCCGCCGACCGACTGGCGCGCCGCCTTCGGCGACTACCCCGCGTGGACCTTCGACCCGACGACGGACCAGTACTACCTGCACCTCTTCCTCCCCGAGCAGCCCGACGTCGACTGGAACAACCCCGAGGTCGCCGCGGCCATGACCGACGTGCTCCGGTTCTGGAGCGACCGCGGCGTCGACGGGTTCCGCATCGACGTCGTGCACTCGGTCGGCAAGCAGCTCGACGTGGACACCCCGCCCGAGCTCGTCGGCATCCCGGCCTGCGTCCTCGACCACGGGCCGGGCGTGCACGTGCGCCTCAAGGAGCTGCGGGCCGCCACCGACCGATTCGGGCGCCCGCCGGTCCTCATCGGCGAGACCTACGTCTTCGAGCGCGAGCGCGTCGTCGACTTCCTCGGCCACGGCGACGAGCTCCACCTCGGCTTCAACATCCCCGCCCTGCACTCGCCCTGGGACGCGGCGGTGTGGACCGACGAGATCGCCAGCGCGATCGAGCTCTACGAACCGGTCGACGGCTGGCCGTGCTGGGTCCTGTCGAACCACGACGTCGTCCGCCACCGCACCCGCTACGGCACCGAGGCCCGGGCCCGGGCCGCCGCCGTCCTGCTCCTCACGCTGCGGGGCACCCCGTTCCTGTACCAGGGCGAGGAGCTCGGCCTGCAGGACGCCGTCGTGCCCCCCGAGCGCGTCGTGGACCCCGGCGGCCGCGACGGCTGCCGCGCCCCGATCCCGTGGGACGACGGCGCGCAGTGCGGCTGGCCCGCGGACCCGTGGCTGCCCTTCGCCCCCGACGCCGCCGCGCTGAGCGCCGCCCGCCAGACCGGTGACCCGGCGTCGATGCTCGAGCACTACCGCCGGCTGCTCCACCTCCGCCGCCGGCTGCCCGCCCTCCACCGGGGCCGCGTCGAGCTCCTCGACGCCCCGGACGGCGTGGTCCGCTACCGCCGCTGGGTCGACGGGGCCGCCGCCGGCGTGCCGTCGTCGGTCGAGGTCCTCGTCAACTTCACCGACGAGGAGGTCGCCGTGCCCGGGGCCGGAGGCGCCTGGATCGGCGGCACGGCCCTCGGCGAGCGGGCCCCCGACGGCGGGGCGCCCCTCGGACCCGACGAGGCCCGCATCCTGGACCGCAGCGACGGGTGACCCTCCCGCTCCTGGCCGTGGCCGCGCTGGCGGCCGGCAGCGCGCTGCTCGGATCGGTCGTCGGGATCGGCGGCGCCACGCTGCTCGTGCCGGTGCTCCTCGCGCTGGGCGTGCCTCCCATCGAGGCCGCGCCGATCGGCCTGCTCACCGTCGGTGCCTCGTCCCTGGCGGCCGGCGGACGGCAGCTCGACGAGGGCCGGGTCCACCACCGGATCGGGTTGACCTTCGAGCTCGCGGCGTCGGCCGGCGCCGCCGGGGGCGCACTGGTCGCCGCCAGCGTCAGCGAGGTGCTGCTCGCCCGCATCCTCGGGGTGGCCGCGCTCGTCGGCGCCGCCGCCGCGATCTCCCGGACCGGCATCCGCAACCGCCCGTCCGCGACGTTCGGCGCCGAGGCCGTGCCCGGCGAGTGGCCCGGCACCCTGGGCGGCCAGTACGTGCTCGACGGCCACGTCGTGCCGTACCACGCCCGCCACGTGCCGGCCGGGCTGGCGGCCGCTCTCGCATCGGGGATCGTGTCGGGCCTCTCGGGCGTCGGCGCCGGCTTCCTCAAGACGCCGGCCATGAGCGAGATCATGAAGATCCCCGTGAAGGTGGCGGCGGCCACGACCACCTTCACCCTGGGCATCACCGCCACGACGGGCCTGCTCGTCTACGCGATCAGGGGCGACCTGGGCGTCGAGGCCGGCAGCGCGGCGCTGGCCGGGGCGTTCCTCGGCGGACTCGCCGGCGCCCGGTTGCAGACCGGCGCCCCTCCCACCCTCCTCCGGTGGGCGACCGCCGTCATCCTCGTCGTCATCGCCGGGATCGTGATCGGCCGCACGCTGTGAGCGACGCCCAGCCGATCCCCGACCCCCGGGCCGGACGGTTCGAGCCGCTCATCCTCGGCTCGCGCATCGCCGTCGGCGTCGCCCTCGTGCTCGCCGTCGTCGGCGTCGCCGCCCCCGAACCGCTGTCGGACTGGAGCGCCGTCGCGTCCATCGTCGTCGTCATGGTCGCGCCACTGCTGCGCGTCGGCTGGCTGGCCGTGCGCTGGTTCCGGCGGGGCGACCGCCGCTTCGGGTGGGTCGCGGTCGGGGTGCTGTGCGTGGTGGCGACGGCCGTCGTGCTGGCGTCGCTCTGACGCGTCAACCCTGGCGGTCCTCGAGCACCAGGCCCTCGGTCCGGTCGAACGCGAGGGCGGCCTCGCCCTCGAGCAGCCGCCGGATCGGCTCCCCGACCAGCTCGGCCCGCCAGCCCTGGGTGAGCCGGGCCTCGGGCACGCCGCGCAGCAGGTCCTCGAGATCGGCACGCGTGGCGAGCATCGACGTCTCGAGCTCCAGCTCCCGCGCCAGCTGGCTCACCCAGGCCGAGATGAGCGGCACCGCGGGCCGCAGCTCGCCAGGCAGCTCGGGCACCGTCTGCGCCGGCGCCCGCTGCGGCCGGCTGCCGACCGACGCGGCGATCACCGACAGCAGGTCGTCGCCCATGCCGCCGCGGAGGCTCCGGCCGTCGACGCCGCGCAGCGAGCGCAGCTCCTCGATCGTCGTCGGCGCCGCGCTCGCCACCGACACCACCCCGAGGTCCGACAGCACGAACCGGGGCGTCTGGTCCGTCTCGATCGCCCGGCGCTCGCGCCACCCGGCCACCGCCTGGGCCACTGCCAGGGTGCCGCCGCGCAGGTGGCGGAGCTCCTTGATGCGGCGCCACGCGTCGTCGGGATCCCGCGGGCCGCGGTACTCGGTGCGCAGCTCCTCGCAGGCGTCGAGCACCCACTGGTCACGGCCCCGCTCGGTGAGTCGGGTCCACAGCACGTCGTGCAGCTCGAGCAGGTACGCGACGTCGGCCGCTGCGTAGTCGAGCTGGGCCGGCTTGAGCGGACGGCGCAGCCAGTCCGTCAGGCGGTCGGCCTTCAGCGCCCGCACCTTCAGCTCCCGCTCCAGCAGCGTGGAGAGCGAGGGACTCGTGTAGCCGAGGAAGCCGGCCGCGACTTGCGTGTCGATGAGGCGCCTCGGGACGATGCCGGTGCTGCGCTCGAGCACCTCCATGTCCTGGCGAGCGGCGTGCATCACCGCCACGGCGTCGCTGTCGAGGATCCGGGAGAACGGCGTCAGGTCGACGCTCAGCGCGTCGACCAGGGCCACGCCGTGTTCGTCCGCGATCTGCACCAGCGCCACGTGCGGGAAGTACGTCCGCTCGCGGTGGAACTCGGTGTCGATCGCGTAGCGGTCCTGGCCGGCGAGGCGGTCGAGGAGGTCGGCGAACGCACGGTCGTCCTCGATGAGCGTGTACTCGCCAGCCCCTCCGACGGTCACGACGTCGGGACGCCTCAGTCCGTCGGACCGGCGTCGACCGCCCGGCCGGAGTCGATCCAGGCGAGCGTGCCGCCCGCGACGTTCACGGCGTTCGTGCCCCTGGTCTGCAGGAACTCGGCCGCCCGGGCGCTGCGGGCTCCGCTGCGGCAGATGACGTAGACCGTGTCGACGACCGGCAGCTCGACGTAGCGGGACTCGAGCTCGGGCAGCGGGATGAGCGTGACGCCCGGGACCCTCGCCTCCTCGTACTCGTCGGGGTTGCGCACGTCGAGCACGAAGGCGCCGCCGTCCCGCACGTCCGCCAGCTCCTCGACGGTGATCTCCTCGATGGCCACGACGGCAACCTACCCCGACCGGGTGCCGGACCGACGACTCGACGCCGAAGGGCGTTCATGGTGCCGTTCAGCGTGGTGGCCCGGGGTCCGGGCGGTCCCAGCCCGGCGGCAGGTCCTCGGGCCGGTCGACGTCGGCCACGGCCTCGGGACGCCCGGGGACCACGTGGGCCACCGCCAGCCCGCTGCGGGCCACCGCCCGGTGCAGGGCCCGCTCGCCGGCCCGGAACTCCCCCGCCAGCGCCGCCGCCGCCCGCGCCGACAGCGCCATCGCCGACCACTGCGGCATGCCGCCCACGACCGGGACCCCCACGTCCGCGGTGCCCTCGAGGACCGGGTCGAGGAGCCCGGCCAGGTCCGACGCCCGGATCCACGGCAGGTCGCAGGCGCAGACCACCGCCGTCCGACCCGGGTGGTGCGCCGCCACCGTGGCGACGCCGCCGAGCGGCCCCTCGCCGGGATCGAGGTCGGGGACCCATGGGATGCCGGTCGCCTCGGCCAGCGCAGCGCCGTCGCCGCCCACGAGCACGACCGCGGTGCAGCCCGCACCGCCGAGCGCGGCGGCCACGACGCCGGCCAGCGGACCGTTCGGCGTCGGCAACAGGGACTTGTCGCTCCCCATCCGCGAGCTGGCCCCGCCGCACAGCACCGCGCCCACGGGCGCCCTCGCGACGGCCGGCAGGCTCGGGTCCGCGCCCCCGGGGTCAGGCCCGGTCGACGACACCGCCGTACACGTGCTCGTCGCCGCGGTCGGCGTCGTGGTCGGCGACGGCGTCGGCCAGGTCGGTGACGAAGGCGTCGACCACCTTGTCGTGACCCGGCGACAGCATCACGTGGAGGCCGCCCTGCTGGCGGTCGAGGTTCCAGCCCTTGTCGTCCATCACGTCGGCGACGCCGCCGATGTCGACCGGCGGGCCGCTCGTGCGGTCCGGGTCCGAGCCGAACTCGAACAGTGAGAGGTCCGGATCGGAGGTGATGCGGAGCCCGTCGATGCCCTCGATGCCGGCGGTGAAGCCCCGCATCGCGGTGCGGACACGCTCGGCGAGCCGCAGGTAGCCGTCCTCGCCGAGGTGGGTCATCGTCGCCCAGGCCCCCGCGATCGGCGGGCCGGGCCGGGTGCCGGCCGAGCTGGACGATGCGTAGAGACCGCCGGGCCAGCTGTCGTACATGAAGATCTGGCGTCGGTAGAGGTCCTCGTCGCGGTAGAGGACCGTGGAGGCGCCCTTGTAGGCGTAGCCGTACTTGTGGATGTCGGCGGAGAGCGACGTCACGCCCTCGACCCGGAAGTCCCACGGCGGCACCGGCTCGCCGAGGCGCTCCCACCACGGGAGGAGGTAGCCGCCGAGGCAGGCGTCGACGTGGCAGAGCAGGTCGCGCTCGGCCGCCATGGCGGCGATCTCCTCGACCGGGTCGATGACGCCGAACGGGTAGCAGGGCGACGACACGACGACGAGGGCGGTGTCGGGGCCCATGGCCGCGGCGAACCGCTCGGGGTCGGCACGGCCGTCGGCCCTCGTCGGGAGCAGCACCTGGCGGACGTCGAGGTACTTGCAGGCCTTGGCGAACGCGGGGTGCGCGGTCTCGGCGCAGACGAGCTCGGGGGCGGTCACGCCTCGGGCCCGGGCGTGGTCCCGGGCGGTCTGCACGGCGAGGAAGATCGACTCGGTGCCGCCCGAGGACATCGAGCCGGCGCTGGCGCCGAACAGCGAGCAGGCCATGTCGATGACCTCGCCCTCCATGCGCAGGAGCGTCCGGTAGCGGAACGGGTTGAGCGCGTTCTCGTGGAGGAAGATGGCGGCGATCTCGTGCTGGAGCGCCTCGAGCTCGGGGTCGTCGACGTTGTAGACGAGGCTGAAGGCCCGGCCGCCCCGCCAGTCCAGGTCGTCGGCCCGCTCCTGTGCGACCTCGGCGAGGATGTCGTCGGCGGACCGGCCCGTGCTCGGGAAGCTCATGCCCGGACCTTACGAGACGCTCCGGTCCCGGATCAGTGGAACGCGGCCACGGTGCGTGGCGGACGCGCGTCGGCCGACGCGTGACGGCCACGGAGGGTGAGTGTCGGGGGCGGTGCCTACGCTGCGGGCGCCGCAGCCGGATCGGCGCGGCGGCCCTTCCCCGAACGGTGGTGCGGCGCATTCGGCGCGCCGGTCCGGGGAGACGGCATGCCCGACGATCGACAGGCCGCGACCGGTGCGGACTGGGCGGCGCGGATCCTGGCCGCCGGCGGCGGCATGGACACCGCCCGTCGCCGCCTCATCGCCGCGCTCGCCCCGTTCGACGCCTCGGGCGAGTGGGCCCGCAAGGGCGCCCGGACGTGTGCCCACTGGGTCGCCGAGCACCTGCGGGTGAACGTCGGCACGGCGCGGGAGTGGCTGCGCATCTCCAAAGCGCTCGTCCAGCTCCCCGAGGTCGCTGCCGCGTACGCCGCCGGGCAGCTCTCGTACGCCAGCGTTCGCACGCTGACCCGGATCGCGGTGGACCACCTCGATCGTCAGGCCGAGCTCATCGGGCTGGTGGCGGACCTGCCGTGCGACGACGTGGCGGCGGCCCTGGCCGGCTGGTGCGGCGACAACGAGGACCCCGACACGGCCGACGAGCGCCACCGGCGTCGCACCGGGTACTGGCGCACGGTCGAGCCCGACGGCATGGGCCGCATTGTCGTGCGGGCGCCGATGATCGCGATCCAGGCGATCCACACCGCCGTGGACCTGCGCGTCCGGCAGGGCATCGTCCCGGCGGGTGATCGGTCCAGCCTCGCCCGGCAGCGGGCACTCGCCCTGGAGGACCTCATGACGAACGGCCCCGGCGCCATCGTCGACACGCAGGTGGTGCTGCACGTCCGGGCCGACGGCTGCACCCTCCACGACGGCACACCGGTCGCGTCACATGCGGTGGCGCAGCTCGTGCCGACGGCGATGATCCGGGCGCTCATCCACGACGTCGACGGCAAGCCGATCGACGCCACCAACACGAGGCGCCACCCGACGGCACGCCAGCGCGCCGTGATCGACGAGCGGACGCCGACGTGCATCGACTGCGGGAGCGCCGAGCTGCTCGAGTACGACCACGACCCCCCGTTCTCGGAGACGGGCCACACGGTCACCGACCAGACGCGCCAGCGATGTGCGCCCTGCCACCGAGCGTTCCATGAGCGCGAGCCGACGGCGCGGGGCCGGCTGCCCCGAACGGAACCCTGAGCTCAGGCGTCGTCGAGGGCGCTCGAGTACCGCTCCGGGTCGAGCTGGACCAGGAAGTGGCGGCAGCGCTCCTCCTCGTCCACCTCGCCGATCCGGGCAGCGGCACCGCGGAGACCGTCGAGGGCCCGCAGGAACCCGCGGTTCGTCGGGTGCGCCCACCGGACGTAGCCCGTGCCGCGCCAACCCGAGGCCCGCAGCCTGTCGAGGCCGCGGTGGTAGCCGATGCGGTAGTAGGCGTAGGACTCGATGTCGTCCCGACCGAGGTCGCCGAGCTCCGCCCAGCCGGCCAGGAACCGGGGGTGGTCGGCGACGACCGCGGCGACGGCCTTCCGGCGGCCCTCCTCGGGACCGTTGAGGGCGGCGTCCAGCGCGGCGACGGCGTCCGCCGGCTCAGGGTCGAGGACGGTCTCCGGCGGCCCGGAGGCGCTCAGGTTGACGGGCTGGTCGGCCATCGGCGCAGCGTAACCGGGCTCACTCGGGGCGCTCGCCGTCGGGCGGCAGCGGCGTGGCCCCGCGATCCGGCACGGGGCCAGTACCACCCGGCACACCCGCCCCGTTGCCGTCGCCGTCGCCGTCGACCTCGGCGCCGTCGCCGCCGGCCGGTGGCGCGGTGACGATCCCGCCGCCGGGATCGACCGCGGCGCGCTGGGCCTCCTGGCGCCACGAGCGGTTGCGGGCCGAGACCATCCAGCGCTCGAGCGGCCGGAGCACGTCGCTGCGGATCCGGCGCTCGGTGTCGAGCTCGGCCCGTTCGTCGAGGAACGGCATCGAGTTGTCGTAGCCCTGGGCGATCAGCTCGGGCGTGCGCGAGAAGTCGTCGTAGCGGATCTCCGGGCGCCGGCCCGGCGGCAGGATCACGGCCTCGACGCCGTCGGGCAGCGCGGCGAGGTCCCGGGCGAAGCGCCCGTTGCGCGCCACCCAGTAGGCCTGCATGGCCGCGTCGATCGGTCGGCGGATCTCGGCGTCGGGTCGGCCGTGGCGACCGACGTGCAGGACGTAGATCTCACGGCAGCCCAGCTCGACCGCGCGGGAGATCGGTACGTTGTCGACGACGCCGCCGTCGACGTACCGCGTGCCCTCGATCGTGACGACGGGGAACACGGCGGGCAGCGCGGCCGAGGCGAGGACCGGTGGGACGAGGTAGCCCTCGGTGAACCAGTGCTCGGCGGCGGTGTCGACCTCGGCGGCGATGCACTCGAAGGGCAGCTGCAGGTCCTCGAACCGCCGGGTGGCGCCGAGCAGGATCTCGAGGCCCCGGCGGAGGCTGTCGTTGCTGTGCAGCGACTCGCCCTTGCGGATCATCTGCAGGACGGACGGCAGCCGAGACGGGGGCATGACCGAGATCCCGGTGGTCCAGTGCTCCTCGAGCCGGTCGACGCCGCTGCGGTTCGGTTCGAGCGCGAACGCGGCGCCGTTCATCGCCCCGACGGAGCATCCGAGGACGACGTCGGGGACGATCCCGTGCTCGGTCAGGGCCCGCAGCATGCCGATCTGCAGCGCGCCCAGGTTGCCGCCGCCCGACAGGACGAAGGCGACTCGGGGTTTGCGGCGTGTCAGCGACTTGAGCGTGGCCACGTCCCCGCAGGCTAGGGGGTGCCGTGGCCCGGCTGGTGGCCGCGGGGCGACGTGACGGTGACCACGGGGCGACGACCGGGCGGCGGCGCGGTGGACGCCGCTCAGGTGGCGGCGTCGACGCAGCGCTGGACGTAGCGGGCGAACTCGTCGGGGTGCGACAGGTGGGCGCCGTGGCCGGCCCCGGCGATCTCGACGTAAAAGGCGTGCGGCAGCCGCTCGGCCAGCTCGACGGCCGAGGCCTTCCACCCCTCGTGGCTCGCGCCGCCGGCCCCGACGACGACGGGCAGCTGGACCCGGGACAGGTCGGGGGTGCCCGACGGCCGGCGCAGGTCGAGGAGCTCGGCGACGAGCTGGTCGCCCTCGGCGAGCCGGGCGTCGCGGTCCGCGGCCCGCAGCCGGTCCCATGTCGCGTCGCCCACGACGAGGCGGTAGAAGGCCTCGGCCGCGGCCGGGGGCCCGCCGGCCTCGGCGGCGTCGAGCGCGAGGTCGGCGCCGTCGGACCGGTAGGTCGCCAGCGTGGGCACCGGCGACTCGAAGGCGCCCAGTCCGACCAGCCGGCGCGGGTCGGACTCGGCCGCCCGCATGGCCACGGTCCCGCCGAAGCTGTGGCCGACCACGACGACGGTGGGCGCGCCGGTCCACTCGGCGATCGCCATCAGGTCCGCGGCCTGCTCGTCGAGCGTGACGGCGGTCCCGGCGTCGAGCGAGGTGGCGTAGCCCCGGCGGTCGTACGCGCTCACGTCGAGGTCGCCGAGGCGCCGCATCGTGCGGCCGAAGCTGGCGGCGCGGTCCATGGCGCCGTGCACGAGGACGACGGCCGGCCGGCCGGGATCGGGCGCCTCGGGGCGCCGGCGGAGCACGCCGAGGCCGTCCACGACGTGGCGGCTCAGCGGGGCGGG includes:
- a CDS encoding patatin-like phospholipase family protein; this encodes MATLKSLTRRKPRVAFVLSGGGNLGALQIGMLRALTEHGIVPDVVLGCSVGAMNGAAFALEPNRSGVDRLEEHWTTGISVMPPSRLPSVLQMIRKGESLHSNDSLRRGLEILLGATRRFEDLQLPFECIAAEVDTAAEHWFTEGYLVPPVLASAALPAVFPVVTIEGTRYVDGGVVDNVPISRAVELGCREIYVLHVGRHGRPDAEIRRPIDAAMQAYWVARNGRFARDLAALPDGVEAVILPPGRRPEIRYDDFSRTPELIAQGYDNSMPFLDERAELDTERRIRSDVLRPLERWMVSARNRSWRQEAQRAAVDPGGGIVTAPPAGGDGAEVDGDGDGNGAGVPGGTGPVPDRGATPLPPDGERPE
- a CDS encoding alpha/beta fold hydrolase encodes the protein MDGLGVLRRRPEAPDPGRPAVVLVHGAMDRAASFGRTMRRLGDLDVSAYDRRGYATSLDAGTAVTLDEQAADLMAIAEWTGAPTVVVVGHSFGGTVAMRAAESDPRRLVGLGAFESPVPTLATYRSDGADLALDAAEAGGPPAAAEAFYRLVVGDATWDRLRAADRDARLAEGDQLVAELLDLRRPSGTPDLSRVQLPVVVGAGGASHEGWKASAVELAERLPHAFYVEIAGAGHGAHLSHPDEFARYVQRCVDAAT